The Polypterus senegalus isolate Bchr_013 chromosome 10, ASM1683550v1, whole genome shotgun sequence genomic interval ATCCCATAGCCTTTTACATTCATCACAAGATAATTACTACATTCTAAATTCCCTGTACCAAAAAAATAATGATGACAATGTTACTCCTCTAGAAGTTGTACATTTTCTCGACCCTGATTTGGATGATAAGGTTTGAAATATGGATGGCTACTTTGTACATAAAGGTGTGTTAATGTGCATTCTGTATAGATGTATCACACACAAACTTCTCCCTCTTTGGCAAACGGGTTGTGTTCTGCTTTTTTCCACAAAACGCATATGAtcaatgtcaaaataaaacactttatagATGATGTGCCGTTTTAATCCTCCCCTCGTTATACCTTATTCTGCCAACTGGACTGTATTTGCCTATCTTTGGGGTAATCCTGTGCCTTTACCTCGGTTTCTTTTTACTGACTCCTACCAAGACTCTGCTTGCAATGTTAAGGCCTGCTTTTCTATTGGTCTTGGTTTAATTAACCAATGTTCATGTCCAGGTTCTTCTTCTGCCTAGGTATCCTACACATCTGCACAAGGCAAAGAGTTTCTAACCATTAAATGACAAAGTGGTGCTCACACTCCTACACCAATGGGTGCATGCCAATGATAAGAAGCATTACAGTGCAACACTGCTTACATGGCCAGCAGTCTGTAGCAAAAAAAACTTGGGGCGAGGCAGTTTTGAAACAATCCAACAAGTATACCTTCTTGTTACAGAGATGCCTACTTATTTGCATGTGGGACATGCAACCAAGGACATTTATGAAACTTTGTGTGTGGCTTGCAATAACTGGCCAGTGTAAGGTTTGTTTAATCTCTTCTGCAAAAAACAAAGAGGTACTGCTTTTGCCCCACTGAGCCTAGCAGGCAGCCACCATTTCCACCATTGCCTGGAGGTTCCCCACTCCAAGCAACCTGCTAACTGAGAAATGCCACTCAGCACATAGAAATTGTTACATTAATACCCAGGTTGCCACTGTCCGCAAAGAGATGGGCAATTGAGGTGTCAAACACAAGGCAGTCACTGTTCATAATTGCAGAGGCCACTCCGTCATGAATGGACCGTGGTGTAGCTTCCCAAGTGAGGCGGCGTCGATTGCCATTGAGCTCCAGACGATAAGCAAAGTTCTCCGCCTGTTTGCGTGTGCCAATTAGCAGAACTATTGCAAAGAACTGCTGGTGTCCCTCATACTTCTCCTGCTTTTCTAGCACAAGCATGAAATGATGACCGAAACAGGACTGCATCATCACCCAGTCAACAGCTCCTGGCAAGTTGATGTCAGTGGCCAGGAACACTATGTCCTCACCTTGCAATGTGGTGATGCTTTTATGAGCATGCATTAGATGGGGCATCACAGCTTCCAGTGAGCCCTGCCACTTGCAGGAGGCTCCAGGGCAGGGGCATGTGTAGGGACGAAACTCACAGATCTCTTCATGTTCTGGCTTGTCACTGTGATGCAAGGATAGCAGGCAACCAGCTGAGGCGTACtagaggaggaaaaaaagaaacaaattaaacacCGTCGctgcacacatatacacaaatagTGTCTATTTACTACAGAACTGTACCTAATACACCTTAGAGATAATAAGGACCCCCttttcaaaaaggcaaaatgttcataattaaaaaaacagattcaCATTTTTCCAACATGTCCAGTTTCACATTTTTAGAGAAGATCAAGAGTAAAAGCCTTTTTCAGTGGACTGACTGGAAGGAAGCAGCACCAAGATGATGCCACATGTTTCACTGGGAATAACAGAGAAATAGCCTGGTCAGACAAAAGATTTATTTCCACAATACTATTTGTTCaggtaatccaaaaaaaaaatacagtacgtAAGCAATACTCTGCAAACCTCTGACTATTTAAAAGATATTCAAAGTAGGTAAAAGTAAAGctgttgtcacatttcacaacttCTGTTTGGAGGGAATTCAAACTTGACAAGTACAGTTGGTGATCTCATCATCACCTGAGCATGTCATATTGCATGAGGAGAGACTGCAGGGTATGTCAGATTAGACAACTCTGTGACAAGTACAGTTCACATTTGTATCATGGCACATAAAACATAAGACATCTGGCAGACAAGCTTCTCTAcggtttgtgaggtccaaaacacattctctattccttgttgctgcattaCATGCATTGTACATCTGGCTGAGTTACTCACTGGTTGTCGGCTCTAACGCACACAGAGCCAACCCAGAGACTTAAGGGAAAAATCAAACCTGCGTTGCTCGGTATATCAGACTACACAATTGCCAGTCAGAAAAGCATGTAATGACTGTCCCCGACTCAGCAAGATTATGTATTTGATATCTTTGAGTGGAAAATGGTTTAATGTGATAAGATCTTAagatattttctttaatattttgttttcagtataGACAGTGGTTCCAGAAAGGTTGtaataatttagaattttttttgaatttcttcATAAACTTCAACTAAAATGTGGTCTAACTTGTACAAATAGATGAGAGCACATTATGATTCAATATTAAATGTCCTTGTAAGAAAAAGTATGTAAACCTTAGCATTAGTAGTTCAGTTATTCAGTGAATAATTAGAGGCTGTCACTGTCAATCAGTGGGATGACAATCAAATACAAGTTTAGATGGTCAAGTTATAAAACAAAAGCCTAAGTCTTTACAAACTTTTATGGTAAATGCATAATGTACTTTAATCAAAGAAGACATCAGAATATGTTTCAAAACACATTTCTAaagtagggctgtgcgatatgaccaaaatcttatatcccgatatttcatttcatatcacgatatagtacattttctttgtattcagtgaatagtttatataatcaccactcctttttttcatttaaattaaaaaaatcaaaaatgagaagtactcaacttgtaattatttctgttcttttatttagaacatttgagcaaatgtttgacttagaatgtaaacataaaatgttaatgtatcaaatataaaacacttttcaaaaacaaattactaaaggcccaatataaaatactgctatataaaatgcccgacataaacaaaatgtgaactgtagcagcaataactctcacaacatatattaaatataaaaggatcaaagcactaacaactaaactatataaggccaataaaccctttaaacaaaataaatacaagtctaacattaactgtcaaaaccaaatgtaaacattgtacttcaaactgtagcagcaataaggcttatgacaaaaatatattaaatatataatattaaatataatatttttaggctacattctagtaaaatgttaatttgcacatcgtagtgtggcaaatctccgttaatgagttacagctgatcacCCCGTGTGTGGGACTGGACGGGCTAGCGTGTTGAtgcgtccagccccaagcacgggcgatCCTGATAACTCGTTAACGAGATGcctgttaatgcagttgtggcgtaaacgtaatgtagcgttctgttctttattgtagagttctgttctgcagtttgtgttctgtgatttacatccctctcagttatttattctgttgtccctgttatttctgatggactgtaatagagtggaaggtaaaggagggtCCGGAGGGATGGGGAAGCGCTGTGAAAAGGAGGAGTGGGCGGCGATCTTGTAAGCTAGCTAAGAGAGTTTgttttggattgctgtctgttggcgtggttgtggccaacagcaaccattttttttgtttgtgtttaataaagagggaactaaccaagtgaccgtctcggatcgtcattcgTCTGGAAGGcgctacagtaattttaacaagattaacgctgacagcaaacgctgcagggaaaattatgccttaagcaaattgttttggtagcaattaatcttccaagcttttaacatgctcgtttaaatagtacctttacaactgtaatatcctacgtggcctgcctctcagttgtaaactttctgcatgctcgctcacgtgctttttgcggaggtggtagaagaggtttgtcgtgttggagtctgtggtagcgattggtttgcagcataatttgcacagtaccgttttctggtccgtatCAGACtattcaaatccaaaccatctccatactagaggtagcccctcgtttaggaacaaggtccttctgtgtggagctacctggtgttgccttgtcttcatcagccatgctagtgtgtctgcatccacgtggtggccatcaaaacaatgaaaaaaatattgccgtaaacagtttattttgcaacACCACAAACAAACGATAGCgaaatgtgcagcgatagacgttttcatattgtcatccgatatatatcgttaaaTCGAACAGCCCTATTCTAAAGACTCTGGTGCTTCTGTAATCCCCTGTCGGACAGATAGCGCACAAATAGAGAACATTACTCATCATTGTTACTCTCCCCAAAGGTGGTCTTCCAACAaaaatcactccaagagcaaggtgtatAATAATCTCAGATATCACAAAGAAACCCAGGCAACTGTCTAAGGGACTGCATGTCTCTCTTAGACTTGCCAATGTCAACATTCCACAGTTCACCATCAGGCTAATACTGAATAAGAACAGTGTGCATGGGAGAAGCTGAAGAAGGAAGCTACTAATCTTCATGAAGAACACTGCTGCCCATTTAACGTTAGCTACTGTAGATTTACTACAAGACCACTGGAAAAGTGTTCTGTGGATGTGTGAATTGAAACAGAACTTTTTGGGATTAAAGGAGTGATGTTACTTTTGGTAAAAACTCAACACTGTATTCCAAAACATTCCAAAAGTGAAATACAGCAGTGGCAATATCATGGTTTGGGTTTGTTTTGCTGTCACAGCACCAAGACTGCCTGCTATTATTAAAATGACTACAAATTCTGGAATATACCAGCATATTCCACGGGAATATGTCAGAGTAGCCCACATATTAACTTAAATGAAACAGGGTCTTGCAGCAAAACAGCCACCCTAAACACACAAGtcagaatatgaaaaatataaataaatggttgAAGCTAAATAGGTTTTGTGTTTTGGAATGGCCGAGTGAAAGTTCAGATCCTAATCCAAAAGAAATGATGTGGTGCAGGCTAGAGATACACAGTGGAGTCCATCCTCACTGGGTGCCTCACATCCTGTTATGGCACATGCTTGGCTCAAGATCTTAAAGCACTGCAAAGGGTGGTGAAGGTGACACAGAACATTACCAGTACTGAGCTGCCTTCTCTTTAGGTCATATACAACAACACCTGCAGCCCTGGAAAGTCaaacaatataattaaagaaGCAGCTGCACTTCACACCCCTGCCTTCTGACAAACAAAAGAGAGCCATTGGCACTCATACTAGTAGATGAAGGGACAGTTTCTACCCATAAGTCATGAGGGTACTGAACAGTCATCATAAGAGCAAATATTACAACGTAACAAACTCTGTGTGTTTAtacatgtatatttattatacatttgcatttacatatatatttacatatatatatatatatatatatatatatatatatatatatatatatatacacacatacatacacacatatatatatatataaaattaaatgtatatatatatataaaaattacatgctatttatacatttacttttgttcgtcttttgttggtattgtattagatagatagatagatagatagatagatagatagatagatagatagatactttattaatcccaaggggaaatcacataatccagcagcagtatactgatacaaagaaacaatattaaattaaatagtaataaaatgaaaaaaaaataaaaaataaaaagcagaaataactgagtaatgttagcatttactcccgggtggaattgaagagtcgcatagtgtggggaggaacgatctcctcagtctgtcagtggagcaggacagtgacaaaagtctgtcactgaagctactcctctgcctggagatgacactgttcagtggatgcagtggattattcatgattgacaggagtttgcttagt includes:
- the siah2l gene encoding E3 ubiquitin-protein ligase Siah2, which codes for MSRPSSAGGGGGGLGAGKAGGGKHSGSAGAAAAAAAAAAAAAAAAGVAGSAAGSGSAAPTTATALPASTLPGQTAELTALFECPVCFDYVLPPILQCQAGHLVCNQCRQKLSCCPTCRGPLTPSIRNLAMEKVASTLPFPCKYASAGCLLSLHHSDKPEHEEICEFRPYTCPCPGASCKWQGSLEAVMPHLMHAHKSITTLQGEDIVFLATDINLPGAVDWVMMQSCFGHHFMLVLEKQEKYEGHQQFFAIVLLIGTRKQAENFAYRLELNGNRRRLTWEATPRSIHDGVASAIMNSDCLVFDTSIAHLFADSGNLGINVTISMC